A segment of the Nostoc sp. TCL26-01 genome:
GTGTGAGCTATGAGTAAAGAATTATTCCGCAGAGATGATACAGAATCAGCAGCTATGTACAGTTTTCTGTGGCAACGTTTAAGATTATTTCCTCAGAGTTTAGCAGAGGGTTCCCATCATCCCCCCAATGTTTCTGGGCCAGCAGCAGCAGCATTAATTAGTGCGGGAATAGGCTGTTTGATAATGATGGTGACTCAGCATTTAGTCAGTGTCACCCCAGAAATAGAAAAAATTGTTTGGGATATTGGTAGTTGGATACCAGGAAGCCATAATGCCAACAAACTATATGGTGAAATTGGTAGCTATAGTGGCAAAGAAACTATCTTATTGATTAGCTGGTTAGTCAGTTGGGTAGTTCTTCATTATTTGTGGCGAAACCGAAATATCAAAGTTCAAACAATGTTCTTTTGGATATTTGTCTTATTTATTGCCGCAACTGTGATGAGTTGGCATCCGCTATTTTCCTATCTTCCTTTGATGTAAATATTACAAAAAACAATGCAAGTTCAAAAGTCTACTAAAATAGCAGCCAAGCAAACCGACAAATATGTTTTAGCTTTAGTAAGTGTTTTGACACTATTTGCCGTTTCATTTGTGACGGCTATTTTCAGAGTCAGTCAAAGCTCAAAATATGATGGTTTGCACCTTAATTCTTGGTCTTTGGGAGGCCAACAGCAACAAAAATTAGGGAATTCTAGATAACAAGTAGAGACGTTGCAGTGCAACGTCTCTACAAGGATTTCGGGCAACTACAAATCTCGATGGGTAAAAGGCTTGGCATCTGCACCCGTGTAAGTGGCAACGATATGTCCTGCACCTGTCATTTGATATTTGTATGTTACTAGTCCTTCTAAACCAACAGGGCCACGGGGCGGCATTTGCTGAGTACTAATTCCTACTTCTGCACCAAAGCCGTAACGGAAACCATCAGCAAAGCGTGTCGAACAGTTGTGAAAGACACCAGCTGAGTTGACTAAACCAAAGAAAGTTTCTACAGTTGCTAAATCTTCAGTGACGATCGCATCAGTATGACGAGAACCATATTGATTGATATGAGCGATCGCTTGATCTACAGATTCGACAATTTTAATTGCCAAGATCAGATCGCTATATTCGGTCTCCCAGTCGAGTGCTGTGACAGGTGCAATCTCCGGTAAAATTTCTAAGGTGCGTTCGTCGCCTCTCAACTCTACATCCACTGCTTGTAAAGCTTGTGCCACTTGGGGTAAAAATTCTGGGGCAACTGCTTGGTGAACTAAGAGAGTTTCAATCGCATTACAAGCAGCCGGATATTGTACTTTGGCATCTACTGTCACTGTAACGGCTTTGCTGATATCAGCAGCCTGATCTATATATACATGACAAATACCATCAGCATGACCTAAAACGGGAATGCGGGTATTCTCTTGGACAAACCTGACAAACGAGTTAGAACCTCTGGGAATAATTAAATCTACATATTTATCTAACTTTAAAAGTTCTAAAGTTTCTGCTCTCGTTGTGAGTAACTGGACTACATCAGGGTTGACATCTGTGGTTGATAACCCTGTTTTCACAGCTTGAGCGATCGCTTCACAAGAGCGTACTGCTTCCTTACCACATTTGAGAATAACACCATTACCCGACTTAATTGCCAAAGAGATAATTTGAATTGCTGCTTCGGGGCGGGCTTCAAAAATGATTCCCAACACTCCCAAAGGACAGGTAATGCGTTTGAGAACCAAACCTGTATCAAGTTCACGGTGCAGTTGTACTTGTCCGATGGGATCTGCCAGTTTACCAACATCCCGCACCCCAGCGATCGCATCTCTTAATTTATGTTCATCTAACTGCAAACGTTTGTACAGAGGTTTAGCGATGCCTGCCGCCGTAGCAGCTGTACAATCAGCTATATTCGCTGCTAGAATTTCTGCCTTTGCTGATTCTAAAGCACTAGCGATCGCGTCCAGAGCTTGATTGCGTGCTTCTGTAGACAATAATGCGAGTAAACTTGCAGCTTGGCGAGTTTGTTGAGCGATCGGATTGAGAGAAGTAACTTGAAAAATAGTCATGATTAAATGGAACTTTTAGCAATAACACAAATATTTAGCTTTTTCCCATCCTACCAATCTTCCGGACTGACGCAACGAGACGATTGGCACAACTAAGCTAGAAGACTGTTTACGTGGGCTGCATTAAGTAAGTTTGTTAAGTTGTGCCGTTGTCATTCCAGCAGTTTACAGAAAAACTAGATACCCTTGACAAACAAGTACAAAGGTATCAAGCTAATTTTTTCAGAACTTAAATGCTTTAAATGTATGGTACTAAGAGAACAACCTATTGCTATCGATTTGTTTGCCGGGGCAGGAGGCTTTGGTTTAGGTTTTGAAATGGCAGGCTTCTCTGTACCTTTATCCGTTGAAATCGATGCGTGGGCTTGTGATACACTACGCTACAATCGCCCTCATTCAACAGTTATTCAAAATGATATCCGCAACTTTAGTACAGAACATGACGTTAAGGATATTTGCATTTTTAAACCTGATATTATAATTGGTGGGCCTCCATGCCAAGGATTTAGTATTGCTGGGCCAGCCCAAAAAGATCCTAAAGACCCTAGAAATAGTTTATTCATCAACTTTGCACAATGGATAAAATTTCTTGAACCTAAAGCGTTTGTAATGGAAAACGTAAAAGGGTTGCTATCCAGAAAAAATGCTGAAGGTTTTAAAGTTATAGATATTATTAAGAAAACATTTGCAGAACTTGGTTATTTTGTCGAAGTATGGGTTTTAAATGCTGCGGAATATGGTGTTCCACAAATTAGGGAACGTGTCTTTATTGTTGCCAATAAAAAAGGTGAAGAACTCGGTATTCCTAAAAAAACACATTCTCTGCAATTTTTAAATTTCCATAGGTCTCAATTATCAATATTTGATGATACGAGTATTATACCTGCACTAACTTTGTGGGACGCAATATCAGACTTACCAGAACTTAATGCGCGTGAAGGAAGTGAAGAGCAACCCTATTATTTAAAACCTCAAAATACTTATCAGGCTTGGGCTAGAAATAGTAGTACTACACTTTATAATCATGTGGCAATGGAACATTCTGACCGTTTAGTAGAACGTTTCCGGCATATAAAATGGGGTGAATCCAGTTCCGATGTACCTAAAGAACATGGAGCTAGACGACGTAGTGGTAATGGTGAATTATCAGACAAATCTTATGATCAGAATAATCGCCGTTTAAATCCTGATAAACCGTCTCACACTATTGCGGCTTCATTCTATGCTAATTTTATCCATCCTTTTCAACATCGAAACTTAACAGCTCGTGAAGGAGCTAGAATTCAAGCATTCCCAGATAACTATAGATTTTTTGGCAAAAAAACTGTCGTATCTCATAAATTATTGCATCGAGAAGAAAGATTTGATGAAAAATTTCTTTGTCAATATAATCAAATCGGTAATGCTGTGCCGCCTCTTCTCGCTAAAGTAATTGCACATCATCTTCAAGAGAAATTAGAGTTATGCCAACAACTGATAGAAATCCTCTAGTTCATGGTTCAAATCTTGAACAAAAAGAGAATCATCGTACAAAATACAGAGATCCTGAAAGCCGAAATTTCCTTAAAGAAATCAGAACTGAATATGACAAATGGCATAAAGCAAATCTGAATCTGATTGGGCCAAAATCAGAAATTACTGACCAAGATGATTTAATTCTTACTCAAAGAGTGGAACTTCTCACTACATATAAAGATTTTTTAGATCAGCAGCATTATGCAGAAAAATTTGATTCAAGATCCAACCTTCACTCTAGTGTTTTAGAAGAATTTCTTTATTATTTATTTAAAGATTTAGTACAAGATTTTGGGCAGAACGCTCTTATTGGTAAGTCACACACGTTCAAAGATATTTTCTTCGTACCACCAAAATATTCGGAAATGCTCAAACGACCTTATGCGCGAATTGAGAGAAAAGATCATGATTTTGTAATTGGTGCAACTATTCAAGCATCATTTGAAGCAGCGCCTCCTCCAGAACAAGATAATACTCCTGGTGAAGTGCTGACAATTTTCAAGGAAGAGCCTGATACATATTCTGAAGTAACAGTCACAGGTAATATTGAGACGCATATTTTTGATATTCCAGTTGTTGCCATCGAATGTAAAACATATTTAGATAAAACCATGCTTGAGGGATCTTCACGCGCAGCAGAGGATTTAAAAGCGAGAAATCCTAATAGTTTATACCTTGTGGTTATGGAATGGATAAAACTGACCAATGATGTAAATTTACGAAAATATAAAGTTGATCAAATTTATGTACTACGTCAGCAAAAAAATACTGATAGAGAGTTTAGGTATGAATCAACCTACATAAAAAATTCAATTAATCCAACGGTAGTACAACATCTTTTCCAGAAAGTGCGTAACCATTTAATAAAGGATTGGGCTGGTGGTATTGAGTCTGGTATACAGCGTGGATGGTTAATTGATGAATAAATCATGCTTGTTTTTAAATTTAATTATATTTAAGAGTATAAAAAGATAGGTATAAGTGCAAAAATGTAAGTAACTATCCTAGTTGAAATTTGTGAGACCATCTATTCATGTTAAATATCGTTTTGAATTGATTGGCAATGTAGTTCGTTTATGCTACTTCTTGAAGTGCAGAATGTGGGTTACGAATTACGGATTGGTATTATATCTTCCACTATCCCTTAGACTAGAGGCAGCAACCTTGTTCAGACTGGTCGAGGAAAGTGGAAAGTGACAGAGACGAACAATTTAAACTCTACCCTTCAGGATGTGTCACGTAGGGAATTGCGGGATTTAGTGAGGACTCAACTGCGAATGCTTTTAGAAGCAGCAGATTTGCAGGGGGCCAAAGCTATTCTTGTACCTGTGCAGCCTGCGGATATTGCCGAAGCGATTGAAGGTTTACCGGAAGCAATGCACGCTTTGGCTTTTCGCTTACTTTCTAAGGATGAGGCCATAGAAGTTTATGAATATCTCGACTACAGTGTGCAAGAGAGATTAATTGAAGAACTCAAAAGTCAAGAAGTCCGGGATATTGTTGATCAAATGTCGTCGGATGATCGAGCGAGATTATTTGATGAATTGCCAGCAAAGGTAGTTAATCACCTCCTAGAGCAACTTAGTCCCGCAGAACGCCAAGCCACAGCGCTGATGCTGGGTTATGAAGCCGATACAGCCGGGCGGATTATGACTTTGGAGTTTATTGCCCTCAAAGAGAATTTTACTGTAGCTCAAGCCTTAGAACGCATCCGCAGCCTAGCTAATGCTAGTGAAATCATTTATTACTTATATGTTACTGATCAGGCCAGGCGTTTAACGGGGATTGTCTCTTTACGGGAGTTAGTCACATCCCAGCCAGAACAAATCATTGGTGATGTGATGACTCGTGATGTGATTTTTGTCAACACAGATACCCATCAAGAAGAAGTAGCGAGATTGATTCAACGGTATGATTTTTTAGCTGTACCTGTGGTTGATAGACAACAGCTGTTAGTAGGAATTGTCACGGTCGATGATGTGATTGATATTCTCCAAGAAGAAACCACCAAGGATATTTACGCTTTGGGTGGTGGTGTGCAGTCTAGCGGTGACAATTATTTTCAGATGGGTTTACTAGAAGTGGCACGCAAACGGGTATTGTGGTTATTTGTTTTACTGATCACCAACACCGTTACAGGCACAATTATTAAATCTCAAGAAGATATCTTGACAAAAGTTGTCACACTAACAGCATTTATTCCCTTACTAACTGGTACTGGTGGTAACGTCGGCGCTCAATCTTCTACTGTGGTAATTAGGGGGATGAACACCGAAGAAATTCGCTCCCTGGGCAGTTTGCAAGTAATTGGTAGAGAGGCGATCGCTGGTGCATTATTAGGAGGTATGCTGGGATCTATCGCTACGGTCTGGGCTTATTTTCTCCAAGGTCGCATAGAAGTAGCGATCGCTGTTGGGACTAGTTTGATAGCTATCTCTGTTTTAGCTTCCATATCCGGTTCCGCATTGCCATTTCTGTTTCGCTTTCTGAAACTAGATCCAGCATTAATGTCAGCACCGTTTATCACTACAGCAGTTGACGTACTCGGCGTTCTCATCTACTTCAATTTAGCTAGAGTAATTTTACAGTTATAGGACTATAGGACTAGTGTTTGATTATTGAAAAATGAAAAAACTCAATACAAGTCGATGAACTTCTTAACCCATTACCTATTACCTAACCTACAATTCTGATGCGGTATCAGGGGCAATAATCTCGCCGCTTCCCAAGTTCAATATTAAATCTTGATCAGTGATTAGTTCGCTGAGTTCTTTAACTTGCAAGTTCATTTGTTCACAAGCTTGTTTGAGTTGCCGTGCAAATGTATTGAGATCATTCCCGTAACCACATTGATAAGCAGCAACCTCAATTCCCTGCTTGGCATTTGCCCTTGCACAATCTACTAATTCTGTACCATGTAATTGTTTTGGGGATGCCATAAAGTGTTTTTAATTTCCTATTTAAATGTTCAACGTTATCTAGGTTAGCAATCGTTCTTGGGGAAATCATCTCTCTGTTGGTAGACATAACAGCAGAAAATCAAATACCTAACTGATTAAATCAGTTATCAGTTATCAGTGAAGAGTCCTAACGGCGTATGGTGGGGGATTTAAATCAGTTATCAGTTATCAGTTATCAGTTAACGCTGATTCAATGATCTTGACTGATAACTGTTCACTGTTAAAGTGGGGGACTTAAACCCAATATACATATAAACCAATACGGTTCAGTTAAGAAAATAAATGAATTCCTACACATAAAACAGATCTATTTTTTGGAGGGGGTTTGGGGGACGCAACCGTCCGAAGTTTTGTGGAAGGAAACCTTCCCCACAAACTTCTCCCAATCGGGGGTTTGGGGGAGAATCCCCCAAGTCTTGGTTTTTGGGAGATCAATAAGCTGACAACCTTAACTGAACCGTATTGACATATAAACTATTTAGAGACGTTGTATTGCAACATCTCTACTGTTTCACATTTAAAAGAAATTGGTATAATTACTTGCCTAGAGACTTCCAGAAAATAAAATATTCAATGGGTGACAGCAAATATTATGATCATTGGAGTAAAGCCCGTTTGCCTGGTGCAGAGATGGATTGCAGATGAGATGCGATCGCCTGTACTTGATGTTCTAACTCTTGGTAAGTTAAAGTATTTGTCTGTCTTTCTCCATCTTTCAAAAATTGTTACTTTTTAAAAATTACACTGTATGCAAATATAGTTATATGAAAAACAATCGTTTAGGATCATTTCTGGGTGCGATCGCTACGATATTAGCCTCGAAAAAATTTGCTGTAATTTTTATCTCTATTCTCTCACTAATACTCATTTTCTTTTGCCTGAAAACCAACCCCATTAGACAGGGTGATGGTTATGAATATGCTTTAATTTTGCAGAGTTTTTTCAATCATTTTAGTCCAGATATTCGAGAAGCCGATATCACCAGCCTGATAAAAATTGTGGAGAGTCAGCCTAGTTCTTACGATGTAAAAGTGCTGCAAGGAATATTAACAGCTTTAAAAAATGGTGAAAATGAAATTTATTTAGGCATTCTCAAGTCGAGCCAAGGAGAATATTTTGGTTATCATTTTTGGCTATATCCATTAATCAATTTACCAGTGAAAGTATTGTTGGCTGTGTTGCGCTTAAATGAACTCAAAGCGTTTCAATTAACCAACTCTTTATTAATTAGTTTCACACTCATTTATGTCTTGCTATTTTCTCGACAATCTCCTTTTACTAGATGGGCGATCGCCCTACTTTATTTAGCCGGGTGTATATTCTTTTATCTCCTATGGCCACATCCAGAAATTTATCTGGCAGCGTCTATTTTAATCTCTGGATGTGCCTTCATTGATCAACGGATTTATGTAGCAGCGATCGCCGCCACCTTAGCTACTTTGCAAAATCCATCAGTAGTTTTTCTTTTAGCAGCTATTTGTCTATTTTTTGTCGCTAAAAACTTCACATTGGCTTCCCTAAAAAATCCTCTAATCTTCGTCAAAAAATATATATGGATAGCTTTGATTGCTGCTATTTCTTTTTTACCTTATATTTTTTATTATTATCATTATCAAGTTCCCAATTTAATCGCTCAACGAGGGTTTGTTGATCCTCGTCTGATTAGTTTAGCAAGATTTAACTCTACACTATTTGACTTAAATCAAGGGCTAATCGTCGGTTTTCCCGGTATCATGGTTGGTGTTTTGACACTGCTGATATATCGCTTAATTCGCGTGATATTTCAGCATCAGCGTCCCATATTTAATCAGGCTGACATATTATTAGTAGCATTTTTCCTGATGCTCCAGCCCACCTTAAGCCAAACAAACTGGAATCATGGACAAGAAGTATTCAGCCGCTACGCTTTTTGGGCAACAATGGCTTTGATTATCTGGTTAGCGGCAAATATGTCAGAACTGAAAGGCTTACTCAAATACTCCTTTCTACCTATAATCTTAGTCTTACAGATTTTTCCCAATTATCTATTTTTTAAACATCCTGGAGATGGACATTATTTAAAAATGAAATCTTCTGCCGCTTGGGTACTAGCGAATTTTCCTAGTTGGTATAATCCAGAGCCAGAAATATTTGCTGAACGTGTTCGAGAATATGAGCAATTTGGAGAAACAATTGCTCCTACCCCTACAGATTCTCCCTTCATTTTCTTAGATAAACAAGGCTATATTAGAAAAATTCTGGTTTATCGAGATTTCGCACTCCAAACACAAGCACGCCTTTGTGGAAACCAAGGAAAACTCACCAGTCTAGACTCACAATATTCTCCAGAAAAACTCTTGTCAGACATGACATTTAATCGCCAAGGATGGGGATATATTAATGGTAGTTTCCGATGTGCTATTCCCTTCAGGATTAATTTTGCCCAAGGGGGTAACTCGCGCAACTTCACCCGTAAAGGTTGGGGAAAAATTGCCGTCGATGGTAGCTTGATGAGATATCCAGAAGCTACATTGATTTTGCCTATTGATACTCGGCAATCAGGTAATATTAAGCTAGTCGTAGAAATAATTAACCTAGCAGAAAATCATAACTTACCAGTCAATTTACAGCTAATCATCAATAATCGTGTTATCACAGCATGGAATTTAAAAACTACAAACCAAATTACTGCGTATCAAGCAGAGATTCCTAGAGAAATCCTGCGTTCTCAAGCTCCATTATCTGTCAAATTGCAAGCAAGTACATCTCCAAAATCTGCTGAATCTTTCAAAGTTAAAGTTGTCAGTATGAAAATAGATATATAAAACTCATATTTGATTTCTGAAAATTACGTAGGGTGTGTTGTCGCGCAGCACAACTCACCAAATTCAGACGTAGGTTGGGTTAAGTCCAGCGCAACCCAACATGGATCTTAAAAATCCAGTATGGATATTGGTGTTGGGTTTCCCAAAGCCTCAACCCAACCTACTAATACTAGATATCCAGAGATATTTTTAAAAACTAATCAGCAACTTTGTTTAGTTTTTGCTTGAGCAACTAAAACAATTTTACCATTGGTATCGACAATCCATCTCTGTGCTTCAACAATCGTTGACGATTCTGGTATATTCACCACAGGAATAAACCTCAATTTATCGCCAATTAACGAATTATGGAGATTACCAAAATCACTATGACGATTAGATAAATTAATTCTCTGATTAATCAAACTTGCTCCCTCTAAAGTTTGAGGAATATTGTTAGTAGTTATGAACAAAGAACTAGGTCTTGGCTGATGATCTGGACTACAAATTTGGACTATGCTTGTGTCAACCTTGATGGGATTGACGGGTAAAAAGGCAAATTTCTGCTGAGAGGCGACATCTAGAGAACTAAGATTAACTACATCATTGGCAGGTAGAGGAACTACTGTCGAATTAGCGTCTATATCTATGGGATTAACACTAGGTAGTATATTGATTAATGGATTGCCTGGAGTGATAGCAATAATGTCATTGCTTAGTAGACGTTGTGCATTCAACTGAGTAATATCGGTAGTTCCTAAAAGCTGCTCAAGTTCTGCTCGACTACGAACAACAAAACCAAAAATTCTCTTGGTGTTAATGGTGACTTTACCACCCTGACCATTAAAAGCGTTAGCGCTGATATCGCTATTTTCGTCAGTAGATGAAACAATAAATGGACTGTTAATTTCTATATTGCCACCATTACCACCTAATAAAGCCGTACCTGCTGAAGTAGAAATTTGACTATTACGACGTAGTTGTAAGATTCTTTGGAGGTTCAGCGTGATATTACCACCATTAGCTGAGGTAGTTTGAGTGAGTAATTGACCTTGACTATCTAATTTGAGCGATCGCGCGGTAATATCTAGATTACCTATTTCTCCACGACCTTCACCAATCATCGACAAACGACTGGGAGTATTACGTCCTATACCGATAACTTCTACAGCATCAGTAGCGTTAACAATCAAATCTCCCCCAGAACCAATTCCAAATGCACCGACTCTTACCTCTCCACCATCCCAAATAGCCAACTGTCTAACATTTAATCTCAAGCTACCTACATTACCAGAACCATAATTATCGGTAGTAATTCTCGCTCCATCTTCTACTCGCAGCAGTCCTGTATTAATATTTAAATTGCCGACATTATTGGTAGCTCCTGGTTGGGCTGAGACAAAAATACCACTGCGAAAAATATCATTAGGCGCTGCTGTTGCTAACTGTGAAGCTCCACTTAACTGGACGCTATCTGAAGCATTGATACTTAAATCACCCCCACTACCCCCATACCTAGCAGCAATCGATATCTGTGCGCCTCCTTGAATAGACAACCGCCTAGTTTCCAGAGTCAAATTACCAGTACCACCAGCATCATCTATCGCATCCACAGCTACTTGAGCAAAAATTCCACTAGGAATATCACCATCCGGCGTTTCGCCTATCAAGTTGATAGTATCTGTTGCTCTCACAAATATATCCCCAGCTTTACCCGTACCAAATGTCGAAGCTTCTATCCCTGAACCACCTGTAAGCAAAAGTCTGCTAGTATTAACAGTCACGTTACCACCACGACCTGTAACGTTCACACAACGAGGGTTGAAAGCACAAACTTGCGAACCAATAAATGATGTTTCCCTCAGTTCCACAGAATTACCAGCCGTAATCAAAACGTTCCCAGCTGTCCCTTCTCCTTCCGCAGAACTGGCAATATTTGAACTACCACTTAATCTAATTGATTCACTGGCACTGAGGATTAAATTGTCACCAGCTTTTGAGCCAAAGTTCAGCGCAAACACCAATGAATCATCACTTACAGTAATATTTCTCCCTTGGATATGGATAGTACCACTACTATCGACAACAGGAAAATCACTAGTATCTACAATTGCACCGTTTGCAAGTTCAATATTGCCAAAATTCTCTACACCAGAATATCCAAAAGCATAACCTCTCTCAACAACACTCAGATTGACAAAACCACTCCCAGTCACACTCCCCAACTCAATTCTGCCTCCTGGTGCTGCCAAACTACTAGCTTGGAGAGACACATTACCACCAATTAAAGCTAAAGTTTGACCATTTTGAACTGTCAGCGCCAGAGGTAAAACATTAGCATTTGGTTGCGAAATATCACCAGAATTACTACCAAATTGCAACCCAACAGGTACACTGACTGTTAGTAATGGTGCATTATTATTGGCATTGGCTCTAAATTCTGTCCCATCAGCAAACCTCAGACTATTCGCTGTAGTAGCAACAAATGAACCAGCAATATTTAAACTAGCATTTGCACCAAAAATTATGCCTCTTGGGCTAATAAAAAACAAATTAGCTCTACTACCTGGCCTCACTGTGATTGTGCCATCAATATAAGCAGGTGAACTACCAGTAATTCTCGTAATAATATTTCTCACCGCTAAATCATGATTGAATAAAGCAGTATTACCTGTAGTATTAGTAGTCAAAACAGAAAAAGAAAATTCTTGGAAACTATGAAATAAATTTTCTCCCCTTTGAGTTCCTCCCTCAATTACCTGAATATTCCGCACAGGTCTAACAGTTGAGTTATTAGGTAGCGTATTATCAGGAATAATTTCTGCTTTGGTGGACGTGATGTTTAGTAGCCAAAATAAAAGAATACCAATCCCAGCTAAAAACGTAGGCTTGAGCATATTTATTGCACAATAAAAATAAGAGGAATGCAGATTTGCGACAATTAAAGAGGAAATTATATTGTTGTATTTGTTTTTAAAAAGTAGTTTTTATAGGCTTACAACATTAATAGCTGTTTTTTCTGGAAAAAATCAGCACTTATTTTAGTAATATTTGTATTTTTTTTAGTATGTATATTCAATAAGCCACTGCTGCACTATCTTGTATATTGCCAGGAATTTATTTTCTACAGCATTTACGTACCAGCATCATAGATACTTTCAAATACATTATGCCTGTTTGCTGTCTTTTTAAAGATGCCTGAGCGCCATCACCTACAATACAGGTATCTCCGATTTTCTGTTCTTTCCAGCGTGTTTTTATGCTAAAAAAAGTCATGTGATTAATTAAAATTATTACTCATCCTCAAACAAAGACTCCAAATCTCGATAACCACTCACCACGCGCAAAATTTCCACCCCATCATCAAGAACTTGATAAAGAATTACATATCCATCTAAGGGTAAACCACGCAATGAGGGTTTAATATGAGCATAACTACGTCCCATGCTAGGAAAATTTGCTAAATTTTGGCACTTTTTATTAAATTCTCTAAATAATTTTTCTCCTGCTTCCAGATTTCTTACAAGAAAGTAATCAGCAATTTCGTTTAAATCTCGACTTGCAGATGGTGCGATAATGTAATTACTCATTCCTGACTCTCACGCGCTTTTTGGAATCTGTCGAGTATTTGCATTACTACAGTCTCACCATCTAACCCTTCACCACGTTCGAGTTCTGCAATTGCAACATCAACTTTTTGCCGAGTTTCTTCTACCCATTCCTGATACTCCTTATCCTGTTTTTCTAGCAATTTTAATGCTTTACTAATCACTTCCTCAGCATTTGCATATCTACCTGTAGCAAGTTGTGCTTGGATAAATTGCTCA
Coding sequences within it:
- a CDS encoding DNA cytosine methyltransferase; its protein translation is MVLREQPIAIDLFAGAGGFGLGFEMAGFSVPLSVEIDAWACDTLRYNRPHSTVIQNDIRNFSTEHDVKDICIFKPDIIIGGPPCQGFSIAGPAQKDPKDPRNSLFINFAQWIKFLEPKAFVMENVKGLLSRKNAEGFKVIDIIKKTFAELGYFVEVWVLNAAEYGVPQIRERVFIVANKKGEELGIPKKTHSLQFLNFHRSQLSIFDDTSIIPALTLWDAISDLPELNAREGSEEQPYYLKPQNTYQAWARNSSTTLYNHVAMEHSDRLVERFRHIKWGESSSDVPKEHGARRRSGNGELSDKSYDQNNRRLNPDKPSHTIAASFYANFIHPFQHRNLTAREGARIQAFPDNYRFFGKKTVVSHKLLHREERFDEKFLCQYNQIGNAVPPLLAKVIAHHLQEKLELCQQLIEIL
- a CDS encoding filamentous hemagglutinin N-terminal domain-containing protein; translated protein: MLKPTFLAGIGILLFWLLNITSTKAEIIPDNTLPNNSTVRPVRNIQVIEGGTQRGENLFHSFQEFSFSVLTTNTTGNTALFNHDLAVRNIITRITGSSPAYIDGTITVRPGSRANLFFISPRGIIFGANASLNIAGSFVATTANSLRFADGTEFRANANNNAPLLTVSVPVGLQFGSNSGDISQPNANVLPLALTVQNGQTLALIGGNVSLQASSLAAPGGRIELGSVTGSGFVNLSVVERGYAFGYSGVENFGNIELANGAIVDTSDFPVVDSSGTIHIQGRNITVSDDSLVFALNFGSKAGDNLILSASESIRLSGSSNIASSAEGEGTAGNVLITAGNSVELRETSFIGSQVCAFNPRCVNVTGRGGNVTVNTSRLLLTGGSGIEASTFGTGKAGDIFVRATDTINLIGETPDGDIPSGIFAQVAVDAIDDAGGTGNLTLETRRLSIQGGAQISIAARYGGSGGDLSINASDSVQLSGASQLATAAPNDIFRSGIFVSAQPGATNNVGNLNINTGLLRVEDGARITTDNYGSGNVGSLRLNVRQLAIWDGGEVRVGAFGIGSGGDLIVNATDAVEVIGIGRNTPSRLSMIGEGRGEIGNLDITARSLKLDSQGQLLTQTTSANGGNITLNLQRILQLRRNSQISTSAGTALLGGNGGNIEINSPFIVSSTDENSDISANAFNGQGGKVTINTKRIFGFVVRSRAELEQLLGTTDITQLNAQRLLSNDIIAITPGNPLINILPSVNPIDIDANSTVVPLPANDVVNLSSLDVASQQKFAFLPVNPIKVDTSIVQICSPDHQPRPSSLFITTNNIPQTLEGASLINQRINLSNRHSDFGNLHNSLIGDKLRFIPVVNIPESSTIVEAQRWIVDTNGKIVLVAQAKTKQSC
- a CDS encoding Bpu10I family restriction endonuclease, giving the protein MPTTDRNPLVHGSNLEQKENHRTKYRDPESRNFLKEIRTEYDKWHKANLNLIGPKSEITDQDDLILTQRVELLTTYKDFLDQQHYAEKFDSRSNLHSSVLEEFLYYLFKDLVQDFGQNALIGKSHTFKDIFFVPPKYSEMLKRPYARIERKDHDFVIGATIQASFEAAPPPEQDNTPGEVLTIFKEEPDTYSEVTVTGNIETHIFDIPVVAIECKTYLDKTMLEGSSRAAEDLKARNPNSLYLVVMEWIKLTNDVNLRKYKVDQIYVLRQQKNTDREFRYESTYIKNSINPTVVQHLFQKVRNHLIKDWAGGIESGIQRGWLIDE
- a CDS encoding glutamate-5-semialdehyde dehydrogenase, coding for MTIFQVTSLNPIAQQTRQAASLLALLSTEARNQALDAIASALESAKAEILAANIADCTAATAAGIAKPLYKRLQLDEHKLRDAIAGVRDVGKLADPIGQVQLHRELDTGLVLKRITCPLGVLGIIFEARPEAAIQIISLAIKSGNGVILKCGKEAVRSCEAIAQAVKTGLSTTDVNPDVVQLLTTRAETLELLKLDKYVDLIIPRGSNSFVRFVQENTRIPVLGHADGICHVYIDQAADISKAVTVTVDAKVQYPAACNAIETLLVHQAVAPEFLPQVAQALQAVDVELRGDERTLEILPEIAPVTALDWETEYSDLILAIKIVESVDQAIAHINQYGSRHTDAIVTEDLATVETFFGLVNSAGVFHNCSTRFADGFRYGFGAEVGISTQQMPPRGPVGLEGLVTYKYQMTGAGHIVATYTGADAKPFTHRDL
- the mgtE gene encoding magnesium transporter, producing MTETNNLNSTLQDVSRRELRDLVRTQLRMLLEAADLQGAKAILVPVQPADIAEAIEGLPEAMHALAFRLLSKDEAIEVYEYLDYSVQERLIEELKSQEVRDIVDQMSSDDRARLFDELPAKVVNHLLEQLSPAERQATALMLGYEADTAGRIMTLEFIALKENFTVAQALERIRSLANASEIIYYLYVTDQARRLTGIVSLRELVTSQPEQIIGDVMTRDVIFVNTDTHQEEVARLIQRYDFLAVPVVDRQQLLVGIVTVDDVIDILQEETTKDIYALGGGVQSSGDNYFQMGLLEVARKRVLWLFVLLITNTVTGTIIKSQEDILTKVVTLTAFIPLLTGTGGNVGAQSSTVVIRGMNTEEIRSLGSLQVIGREAIAGALLGGMLGSIATVWAYFLQGRIEVAIAVGTSLIAISVLASISGSALPFLFRFLKLDPALMSAPFITTAVDVLGVLIYFNLARVILQL